A part of Verrucomicrobium sp. genomic DNA contains:
- a CDS encoding M3 family oligoendopeptidase, which translates to KIVNVQVPFEGKQWTFKALAQVQEDPDRARRQAAWEAVRAARAGIAEKLEDLFDQQLKVRDAIAKEAGFANYRDYIFVEKGRFDYKPEDTLAFHEQVERHVVPFLRELQRERKEKLGVETLRPWDTKIDVQGDQPLRPFQTSEELFEGVRDIFSKLDPELGERFAEMKKTGLLDLENRPGKAPGAYSQVLAETGWPFTFMSAVGTQSDVTTLIHEGGHDQQAIATRDQRLFYYMLEAGMFIEFAEVASMGMEQLAVPHLDRFYGPEDARRAKLSMVERPVEVLPWIAAIDSFQQWAYTNVDEALDHKKRREKWGELTERFGGGEDWSGYEDRRTGLWLDQPHVFVHPLYYVEYAYAQDGALQILQNSLKDPEKAVRDYRAGIALGSSKPLPELFEATGIRFDKRGEMLESIMGSLREARVAMLPQAAPRKELGGLDFQRSAVAAPIETPQRKLDKV; encoded by the coding sequence AAGATCGTCAACGTCCAGGTCCCGTTTGAGGGGAAGCAGTGGACCTTCAAGGCCCTGGCCCAGGTCCAGGAGGACCCGGACCGGGCACGCCGCCAGGCCGCCTGGGAGGCGGTCCGCGCCGCGCGCGCGGGGATCGCGGAAAAGCTGGAAGACCTCTTCGACCAGCAGCTGAAGGTGCGCGACGCGATCGCCAAGGAGGCGGGCTTCGCCAATTACCGGGATTACATCTTCGTCGAAAAGGGCCGCTTCGACTACAAGCCGGAGGATACCCTGGCCTTCCACGAGCAGGTGGAGCGGCACGTGGTCCCCTTCCTGCGGGAGCTGCAGCGGGAGCGGAAGGAAAAGCTGGGCGTCGAGACGCTCCGCCCGTGGGACACGAAGATCGACGTCCAGGGCGACCAGCCCCTGCGCCCCTTCCAGACTTCCGAGGAGCTCTTCGAGGGGGTGCGGGACATCTTCTCCAAGCTCGACCCGGAGCTGGGGGAACGCTTTGCCGAGATGAAGAAGACCGGCCTCCTGGACCTGGAGAACCGCCCGGGCAAGGCCCCCGGCGCTTACTCCCAGGTGCTGGCGGAGACGGGCTGGCCCTTCACGTTCATGAGCGCCGTCGGCACCCAGTCTGACGTGACGACGCTGATCCATGAGGGCGGCCACGACCAGCAGGCCATCGCCACGCGCGACCAGCGGCTTTTCTACTACATGCTCGAGGCGGGCATGTTCATCGAATTCGCGGAGGTCGCCTCCATGGGGATGGAGCAGCTGGCCGTCCCGCACTTGGACCGTTTCTACGGGCCGGAGGACGCCCGCCGGGCCAAGCTGAGCATGGTGGAGCGTCCCGTGGAGGTCCTGCCCTGGATCGCGGCGATCGACTCCTTCCAGCAGTGGGCCTACACGAACGTCGACGAGGCCCTCGACCATAAGAAGCGGCGGGAAAAGTGGGGCGAGCTGACGGAACGCTTCGGCGGCGGCGAGGACTGGAGCGGCTACGAGGACCGGCGCACCGGCCTGTGGCTCGACCAGCCGCACGTCTTCGTCCACCCCCTCTACTACGTCGAATACGCCTACGCGCAGGACGGCGCGCTCCAGATTTTGCAGAACTCCCTGAAGGACCCGGAGAAGGCGGTGCGCGATTACCGCGCGGGGATCGCCCTGGGCAGCTCCAAGCCGCTGCCGGAGCTTTTCGAGGCGACGGGCATCCGCTTCGACAAGCGCGGGGAGATGCTGGAATCGATCATGGGCAGCCTGCGGGAGGCGCGTGTCGCGATGCTGCCCCAGGCCGCGCCGCGCAAGGAGCTGGGCGGCCTCGACTTCCAGCGCAGCGCCGTCGCCGCGCCGATCGAGACGCCGCAGCGGAAGCTGGACAAGGTTTAG
- a CDS encoding gamma carbonic anhydrase family protein, with translation MTLSERLNKYLTRIPRVDLSAYVAPGATLIGDVTIGPRASVWPSAVLRGDINSIEIGEGSNIQDGAIVHLADDYGVKIGNYVTVGHAAVVHACTVEDECLIGMHATVLDGAVIGRQSIVGAHALVTQGTVIPEGSMVLGAPAKVVRPLTAEERAGLRQWAEKYVEVSRAHIERHLVKP, from the coding sequence ATGACCCTTTCCGAGCGGCTGAACAAATACCTGACCCGCATTCCCCGCGTCGACCTCTCCGCCTACGTCGCCCCCGGGGCCACGCTCATCGGCGACGTGACGATCGGCCCCCGTGCCAGCGTCTGGCCCTCCGCCGTCCTGCGCGGCGACATCAACTCCATCGAGATCGGCGAGGGTTCCAACATCCAGGACGGCGCCATCGTCCACCTGGCCGACGACTACGGGGTGAAAATCGGCAATTACGTGACCGTGGGCCACGCCGCCGTGGTCCACGCCTGCACGGTGGAGGACGAGTGCCTCATCGGCATGCACGCCACCGTCCTGGACGGGGCGGTGATCGGCCGCCAGTCGATCGTCGGCGCCCACGCCCTGGTCACCCAGGGCACCGTCATCCCGGAAGGGTCGATGGTCCTGGGTGCGCCCGCCAAGGTCGTCCGCCCGCTGACGGCGGAAGAACGCGCCGGGCTCCGCCAGTGGGCGGAGAAGTATGTCGAGGTTTCCCGCGCCCACATCGAGCGCCACCTCGTCAAACCCTAG
- the mutS gene encoding DNA mismatch repair protein MutS, with translation MSEAASPMMQQYRQLKSQAPKDALILFRLGDFYEMFFEDAKAGSELLDLTLTQRQGIPMCGMPHAAAEGYIARLIKAGKRVALCDQTETARPGQLVRREIVQVISPGSVLDGTVLSAKRNNFCASLVQIGKSRYGLACLDLSTGEFQAGEAADADEAREWFQRLDPSEVVMPADVPWPSEEGRLLVRHEGWPFEEATAAAALRDHFHIHSLDGFGLTALPGAVSAAGGLLHYLSQELRRDLSHVRRLATFQRQECVTVDPITQRNLDLLEPARGGAESKACLLSAIDRTATSAGGRLLRRWVLHPLRDRAALTQRLAAVGYWKEEERPREALRAQLREVRDLERLIGRLCQGSGNARDLAGLKVSLSRLPAILETLTEVPAPRVEQLSAEIVPQPELVALFEKALVDEPPLALKEGGLVRNGYHAELDTLRAAGTEGKAWLAQLQQREQERTGIKSLKIRFNQVFGYYLEVPQSQAANVPADYTRKQTLANAERFITPELKEMEGKILGAEERSRQLEYEIFQSLRAAAVERLEAIQAAARALAEIDVLAGWGALAQEQDYVRPELTDGVEVEIKEGRHPVLEQLLLGERFIPNDTHLEPHGNRLLILTGPNMAGKSTYLRQTALIALMAHLGCFVPAKSARIGVLDRIFTRIGASDDLSRGQSTFMVEMSETANILHHATAHSLVILDEIGRGTSTFDGLSIAWAVAEYLHDKARALTLFATHYHELTELAGGRAAVKNASVAVREWNDQVIFLRKIVPGGADKSYGIQVARLAGLPQEVVERAKEVLRVLEEEQLDSSGRPRLSQPVPTSISPSRRGPSSKKAMKAWAQADLFKQEEVS, from the coding sequence ATGAGCGAAGCGGCCTCCCCCATGATGCAGCAATACCGGCAGCTGAAGAGCCAGGCGCCGAAGGACGCCCTCATCCTCTTCCGCCTGGGGGACTTCTACGAGATGTTCTTTGAGGACGCCAAGGCCGGATCCGAACTGCTCGACCTGACGCTGACCCAGCGCCAGGGCATCCCCATGTGCGGCATGCCCCACGCGGCGGCGGAGGGCTACATCGCCCGGCTCATCAAGGCGGGCAAGCGCGTCGCCCTCTGCGACCAGACGGAAACGGCCCGCCCCGGCCAGCTCGTCCGGCGGGAGATCGTCCAGGTCATCAGCCCCGGCAGCGTGCTGGACGGCACCGTCCTCTCCGCCAAGCGGAACAACTTCTGCGCCTCCCTGGTCCAGATCGGCAAGAGCCGCTACGGCCTGGCCTGCCTGGACCTGAGCACGGGCGAGTTCCAGGCGGGCGAGGCCGCCGACGCCGACGAGGCGCGGGAATGGTTCCAGCGCCTCGACCCGTCCGAGGTGGTCATGCCCGCCGACGTCCCCTGGCCCTCGGAAGAAGGGCGTCTCCTGGTCCGGCACGAGGGCTGGCCCTTCGAGGAGGCGACCGCCGCCGCCGCCCTGCGCGACCACTTCCACATTCACTCCCTGGACGGCTTCGGCCTCACCGCCCTGCCCGGCGCGGTCAGCGCGGCGGGCGGCCTCCTCCACTACCTCTCCCAGGAGCTGCGGCGCGACCTCTCCCACGTCCGCCGCCTGGCCACCTTCCAGCGGCAGGAGTGCGTCACCGTCGACCCCATCACCCAGCGGAACCTCGACCTCCTGGAACCCGCGCGCGGCGGGGCCGAGTCGAAGGCCTGCCTCCTTTCCGCCATCGACCGTACCGCCACCTCCGCCGGGGGCCGCCTCTTGCGCCGCTGGGTCCTGCACCCCCTGCGGGACCGCGCCGCCCTCACCCAGCGCCTGGCCGCCGTCGGCTACTGGAAGGAGGAGGAGCGCCCCCGCGAGGCCCTGCGCGCCCAGCTGCGCGAGGTGCGCGACCTGGAGCGCCTCATCGGCCGCCTCTGCCAGGGCTCCGGCAACGCGCGCGACCTGGCCGGGCTGAAGGTCTCCCTCTCCCGCCTCCCCGCCATCCTGGAAACCCTCACGGAAGTCCCCGCCCCGCGCGTCGAGCAGCTCTCCGCGGAGATCGTCCCGCAGCCGGAACTCGTCGCCCTCTTCGAAAAAGCCCTCGTCGACGAGCCGCCCCTGGCCCTCAAGGAAGGCGGCCTGGTCCGCAACGGGTATCACGCGGAACTCGACACCCTGCGCGCCGCCGGCACGGAGGGGAAGGCCTGGCTGGCACAGCTCCAGCAGCGGGAGCAGGAGCGGACCGGCATCAAGTCCCTCAAAATCCGCTTCAACCAGGTCTTTGGCTACTACCTGGAGGTTCCCCAGTCCCAGGCCGCCAACGTCCCCGCCGACTACACGCGCAAGCAGACCCTGGCCAACGCCGAGCGCTTCATCACCCCGGAGCTGAAGGAAATGGAAGGGAAGATCCTGGGCGCGGAGGAACGCTCCCGGCAGCTGGAATACGAGATCTTCCAGTCCCTGCGCGCCGCCGCCGTCGAGCGGCTGGAGGCCATCCAGGCCGCCGCGCGCGCCCTGGCGGAGATCGACGTCCTGGCCGGCTGGGGCGCCCTGGCCCAGGAGCAGGACTACGTCCGCCCGGAACTGACCGACGGCGTCGAGGTGGAGATCAAGGAAGGCCGCCACCCCGTTTTGGAGCAGCTCCTTTTGGGCGAGCGCTTCATCCCCAACGACACCCACCTGGAACCCCACGGCAACCGCCTGCTCATCCTCACCGGCCCCAACATGGCGGGCAAGAGCACCTACCTGCGGCAGACCGCCCTCATCGCCCTCATGGCGCACCTGGGCTGCTTCGTCCCGGCCAAGAGCGCCCGCATCGGCGTCCTGGACCGCATCTTCACCCGCATCGGCGCCAGCGACGACCTCTCCCGCGGCCAGAGCACCTTCATGGTGGAGATGAGCGAGACGGCCAACATCCTCCACCACGCCACCGCGCACAGCCTGGTCATCCTTGACGAGATCGGGCGCGGCACCAGCACCTTCGACGGCCTCTCCATCGCCTGGGCGGTGGCCGAATACCTGCACGACAAGGCGCGCGCCCTCACCCTCTTCGCCACCCACTACCACGAGCTGACGGAGCTGGCCGGCGGCCGCGCCGCCGTGAAGAACGCCAGCGTGGCCGTCCGCGAGTGGAACGACCAGGTCATCTTCCTGCGGAAGATCGTCCCCGGCGGCGCCGACAAGAGCTACGGCATCCAGGTGGCCCGCCTGGCCGGCCTGCCCCAGGAAGTCGTGGAACGGGCCAAGGAAGTCCTGCGCGTCCTGGAGGAGGAACAGCTCGACTCCAGCGGCCGCCCCCGCCTGAGCCAGCCGGTTCCCACCTCCATCTCCCCTTCCCGCCGCGGCCCCTCCTCCAAAAAGGCCATGAAGGCCTGGGCCCAGGCCGACCTTTTCAAGCAGGAAGAAGTTTCCTGA